The Caulobacter sp. FWC26 genome contains a region encoding:
- a CDS encoding YceI family protein, producing the protein MKSLLPAVALLALAACSPQPAADKKAEAPGAAPAAAAPKPPKADIPAGDYTLDKSHASLTFKVSHLGFSNYTASFADFDAKLRFDQANAAASSLEATIDPKSLTLPAPPPGFQKDLTGPQWLDAARYPAITFKSTRIETTGPDTGKVTGDLTLHGVTKPVTLDVTYNGGYVGHPMDPNARIGFSAKGAFKRSDFGIAYGVPAPGTTMGVGDEVQVEIEAEFSGPPLKAASSS; encoded by the coding sequence ATGAAGTCGTTGTTGCCCGCCGTCGCCTTGCTCGCGCTGGCCGCCTGCTCACCCCAGCCCGCCGCCGACAAGAAGGCCGAGGCGCCCGGCGCCGCGCCGGCCGCCGCCGCGCCCAAGCCGCCCAAGGCCGACATCCCGGCCGGCGACTACACGCTGGACAAGAGCCACGCCTCGCTGACCTTCAAGGTCAGCCACCTGGGTTTCTCGAACTACACGGCCAGCTTCGCCGATTTCGACGCCAAGCTGCGCTTTGATCAGGCCAACGCCGCCGCCAGTTCGCTGGAGGCGACGATCGATCCTAAGTCGCTGACACTGCCTGCGCCGCCGCCCGGCTTCCAGAAGGATTTGACCGGTCCGCAGTGGCTGGACGCGGCGCGGTATCCGGCGATCACCTTCAAGTCGACCAGGATCGAGACCACCGGTCCCGACACCGGCAAGGTCACTGGCGATTTGACCCTGCACGGGGTGACCAAGCCGGTGACCCTGGATGTGACGTATAACGGCGGCTATGTCGGCCATCCGATGGATCCGAACGCGCGGATCGGCTTCTCGGCCAAGGGGGCGTTCAAGCGCTCGGACTTCGGGATCGCCTACGGCGTTCCGGCGCCCGGCACGACCATGGGCGTCGGCGACGAGGTCCAGGTCGAGATCGAGGCCGAGTTCAGCGGCCCGCCGCTGAAGGCCGCGTCCTCCAGCTAG
- a CDS encoding TetR/AcrR family transcriptional regulator, which translates to MTDAVLDAQADAALEAADGAPRKRNAERTRKAILAAALKEFAQAGFAGARIEKIVKAAKCNIRMLYHYFGDKKGLYMAVLEGAYMDLRAREAELKIDFDKPLDGFLELQRFTFDYFEKNPRFEGLLRNENLQHGKFASQSRVVTETAFPLRRTIERLIESGQKQGLFGPDLDPVQIYVTIAAMSRFHLANGYSLSATLNTDMSAPEWRRARLDHALALLEGYLTRGAPKR; encoded by the coding sequence GTGACCGACGCCGTCCTGGACGCGCAAGCCGACGCCGCCCTCGAGGCTGCGGACGGCGCGCCGCGCAAGCGTAACGCCGAGCGCACTCGCAAGGCGATCCTCGCCGCGGCCCTCAAGGAGTTCGCCCAGGCCGGCTTCGCGGGCGCCCGGATCGAGAAGATCGTCAAGGCGGCCAAGTGCAATATCCGGATGCTCTACCACTACTTCGGGGACAAGAAGGGCCTGTATATGGCCGTTCTCGAAGGCGCCTACATGGACCTCCGGGCCCGCGAGGCCGAGCTGAAGATCGACTTCGACAAGCCGCTGGACGGCTTTCTGGAGCTGCAGCGTTTCACCTTCGACTATTTCGAGAAGAACCCGCGCTTCGAGGGCCTGCTGCGCAACGAGAACCTGCAGCACGGCAAGTTCGCGTCGCAATCGCGGGTCGTCACTGAGACGGCCTTCCCGCTGCGCCGCACGATCGAGCGGCTGATCGAGAGCGGTCAGAAGCAAGGGTTGTTCGGGCCTGATCTCGACCCGGTGCAGATCTATGTGACGATCGCGGCCATGAGCCGCTTTCACCTGGCCAACGGCTATTCGCTGTCGGCCACGCTGAACACCGACATGAGCGCGCCGGAATGGCGCCGGGCGCGGCTCGACCACGCCCTGGCCCTGCTGGAAGGCTATCTGACGCGGGGGGCGCCGAAGCGCTAG
- a CDS encoding urate hydroxylase PuuD gives MDYDFAGWASMALRWLHVVAGVAWIGASFYFVWLDNNLRDPDPPKDGVKGELWAVHGGGFYHSQKYLNAPAHMPEHLHWFKWEAYTTWLSGFALLIVLYYWQAGVYLIDPVRHAFTQTQAIGVGLAFIFGGLATYEALCRSPLGQNGKLFGVVWFSILTAATWALTQLFSDRGAFIHVGAIIGTCMVGNVFLVIIPNQRKIVADMLAGRPVDPRLGAMGKQRSVHNTHMTLPVIFIMISNHYPAVSGHPKAWLLLAMISAGAIAIRYFFIQRHFGKIRHEFLFYGAMLIFGATAIASMKPKDKVEITSEVPFTTAQAIVQKHCVTCHAATPTHAGFSAPPLGATFDTPAHIKTYAAKINERAVLSTSMPLGNETGMTDEERAQLGAWIKQGAKIP, from the coding sequence ATGGACTACGATTTCGCGGGCTGGGCCAGCATGGCCCTGCGATGGCTGCACGTGGTGGCGGGCGTGGCCTGGATTGGCGCGTCCTTCTACTTCGTCTGGCTGGACAACAATCTGCGCGATCCCGATCCCCCAAAGGACGGCGTGAAGGGCGAGCTGTGGGCCGTACACGGCGGCGGCTTCTACCACTCGCAGAAGTATCTGAACGCCCCTGCGCACATGCCCGAGCACCTGCACTGGTTCAAATGGGAGGCCTACACCACCTGGCTGTCGGGCTTTGCGCTGCTGATCGTGCTCTATTACTGGCAGGCGGGGGTCTATCTGATCGACCCGGTCAGGCACGCCTTCACGCAAACCCAGGCGATCGGCGTGGGCCTGGCCTTCATCTTCGGCGGCCTCGCGACCTACGAGGCCCTGTGCCGCTCGCCCCTGGGCCAGAACGGCAAGCTGTTCGGCGTCGTCTGGTTTTCGATCCTGACCGCCGCGACCTGGGCGCTGACGCAACTGTTCTCCGACCGAGGCGCGTTCATCCATGTGGGCGCGATCATCGGCACCTGCATGGTCGGGAACGTGTTCCTGGTCATCATCCCCAACCAGCGCAAGATCGTCGCCGACATGCTGGCCGGCCGCCCCGTCGACCCACGCCTGGGCGCCATGGGCAAGCAGCGGTCGGTGCACAACACCCACATGACGTTGCCGGTCATCTTCATCATGATCAGCAACCACTATCCGGCCGTCTCGGGACACCCGAAGGCCTGGCTGCTGCTGGCCATGATCAGCGCCGGCGCGATCGCGATCCGCTACTTCTTCATCCAGCGCCACTTCGGGAAGATCCGGCACGAGTTCCTGTTCTACGGCGCCATGCTGATCTTCGGCGCCACGGCCATCGCGTCGATGAAGCCCAAGGACAAGGTTGAGATCACCAGCGAGGTGCCCTTCACCACCGCCCAGGCCATCGTCCAGAAACACTGCGTGACCTGCCACGCCGCTACGCCGACCCACGCGGGGTTCTCGGCCCCGCCGCTGGGCGCGACCTTCGACACGCCGGCGCACATCAAGACCTATGCGGCGAAAATCAACGAACGCGCGGTGCTCTCGACCAGCATGCCTCTTGGCAACGAGACCGGCATGACCGATGAGGAGCGGGCCCAGCTGGGCGCCTGGATCAAACAGGGAGCCAAGATCCCGTGA